A section of the Candidatus Acidiferrales bacterium genome encodes:
- a CDS encoding protease pro-enzyme activation domain-containing protein: MKKIISRLWLSITAFLLLQIGFSIDTMGQQVLHGHVPRDIARFGLHPIAQLDSTKHLELTIGLPLRNQQGLFDLLRELYDPTSQNFRHWLSPEQFTGQFGPTQADYQSVIAFAQRNGFTVTNTYPNRMLLDVSATVRDIEKALHVQMLVYKHPIKSRNFYAPDRDPSFDLATPVLSIGGLSDYAFIATRTKTNSPTSQNPSPSTNNGSGPGYGYDSKDFRAAYAPGVSLKGSGQAVGLLQFDGYYASDVSTYESKTGLSAVMLDTVLLDGFDGNVIPYWTGEEEVTLDIEMAIAMAPALSKVIVYETSPYGDVFQHFEHVLNRMATDDAAMQLSCSWGLYPDSVVQVADQSFQQMAAQGQSFFNASGDEDAIINSTWISGGDTVKSYFTFPSSDPYITQVGGTHLTLSAPGGSYVSETVWNTNTYQYYRYAFVGSSGGSSLLYSIPSWQQGVNMSNNQGSTTKRNVPDVALVADSVYEYVDGVDIPDQGGTSCAAPLWAGFTALVNQQLAANGGEYVGFINPSAYWIGANNASLGGFHDIATGNNAWPGSSGKFSAVSGYDLCTGWGTPYGQNLINAITASVWAGTVNISSNFTVPSGVSLLVLPGTHVTFSNGASLIVNGALNVAGTASSPITFDFGSPNSSTQNGITVNGCSSCYPNAYIRYATIEHAYRGVYGNNTVPDIEYCTITANTFGIYLNNASTTLNIPQIDNNSITSNSSDGIIMYNSSPRWVQFNTIKYNGRDGINCVTGSTPYIYCCTMSNNGNQGIDCESNSPAHLSDQYNDPGHNVLRNNSSNGVVASSSNVYMGSSPPGLNSVTGNSSLCVVAVYGSHVSAEYNYWVGHPPAPLYYVDGTSSLDASNPLSSDPNSGRQTDQANAPSLVSVSQRVSPSGTLAATSTTNSQDQSFNADATFMDAGLADAFKSLVSGKFDDAIAQYASKFTLETDSQKRIYELEQLAECYRSANRTDFSGFLVKQVYPGLSTKDPLYAKALELESLFLISAGEYDAAISNYSTLLSNFSNDGVVCRDALFNLGYLYRVELNDNAMSGRYWSQLKAKYPTDNLTWHSEVLSGKIQPTVPNTDVSQNAKVTSPVEFGLLNNFPNPFNPTTRIEYNLPKGGYVTLKVYDILGREVVTLVNENQETGIHFANFDGLRLGSGVYLYHLIAPGINQVKKMSLMK; this comes from the coding sequence ATGAAAAAGATCATATCAAGATTATGGTTGTCGATTACGGCTTTCCTATTGCTCCAGATCGGTTTCTCAATCGACACCATGGGCCAGCAGGTACTGCATGGGCATGTTCCTCGGGATATCGCGAGGTTTGGACTGCATCCGATTGCTCAATTAGATAGCACGAAGCACCTAGAGCTTACTATCGGCCTCCCGCTACGAAACCAGCAGGGTCTCTTCGATCTTCTTCGTGAACTTTACGATCCAACCAGTCAGAACTTTCGTCACTGGTTGAGCCCAGAACAGTTCACGGGCCAGTTTGGTCCAACGCAAGCGGATTACCAGTCTGTCATTGCTTTCGCTCAAAGAAATGGGTTCACTGTGACAAATACATATCCCAATCGCATGTTGCTCGATGTGAGCGCGACGGTTCGTGATATTGAGAAGGCTCTTCATGTGCAGATGCTTGTCTATAAACACCCGATTAAATCACGCAATTTTTATGCACCAGACAGGGACCCTTCATTCGACTTGGCAACCCCGGTGTTGTCTATTGGAGGCCTGAGTGATTACGCATTTATTGCAACACGCACAAAAACGAATTCACCAACCAGCCAAAACCCTTCTCCGTCGACAAATAATGGATCTGGACCAGGCTATGGATACGATTCGAAGGACTTCCGTGCGGCCTATGCACCCGGCGTGTCACTCAAAGGGTCAGGACAAGCGGTCGGATTACTGCAATTCGACGGGTACTATGCCAGCGACGTCTCGACATATGAAAGTAAAACCGGCCTATCTGCGGTCATGTTGGACACTGTGTTGCTCGACGGATTCGACGGCAATGTGATACCCTATTGGACCGGGGAAGAAGAAGTGACTTTAGACATTGAAATGGCTATCGCGATGGCCCCTGCATTGTCCAAAGTAATCGTTTACGAAACATCGCCATATGGAGATGTATTTCAACACTTCGAGCATGTTCTTAACCGGATGGCCACAGATGATGCTGCTATGCAGTTGAGTTGTTCTTGGGGACTCTATCCTGACAGCGTCGTTCAGGTAGCTGATCAAAGCTTCCAGCAAATGGCCGCTCAGGGGCAGTCGTTCTTCAACGCTTCCGGAGACGAGGATGCCATAATCAATTCCACTTGGATAAGCGGAGGAGATACGGTTAAATCCTATTTCACTTTTCCATCTTCAGATCCCTACATCACTCAAGTAGGCGGAACTCATCTGACTTTGAGCGCACCGGGAGGCTCCTATGTGTCGGAAACTGTCTGGAACACCAACACATATCAGTATTACCGTTACGCTTTTGTGGGAAGCAGCGGAGGATCATCTCTTCTGTACTCTATTCCAAGTTGGCAGCAAGGTGTCAATATGTCAAATAATCAGGGATCTACAACGAAACGTAATGTGCCTGATGTCGCTTTAGTTGCAGACAGCGTTTACGAGTACGTTGACGGTGTGGATATCCCAGATCAAGGAGGGACGAGCTGCGCTGCGCCGCTCTGGGCAGGATTCACCGCTCTCGTGAACCAGCAGCTTGCCGCAAACGGCGGCGAGTACGTCGGTTTTATCAATCCTTCCGCTTATTGGATTGGAGCGAACAATGCGTCGCTCGGTGGTTTCCATGATATTGCGACAGGTAATAATGCATGGCCGGGTAGTTCCGGGAAATTCTCCGCGGTGTCCGGGTACGATCTCTGCACAGGCTGGGGAACTCCGTACGGACAAAACTTGATCAACGCCATTACCGCCAGCGTGTGGGCTGGGACCGTCAATATTAGTTCGAATTTTACCGTCCCATCAGGAGTTAGTCTCTTGGTTTTACCAGGCACACATGTGACATTTTCAAATGGTGCGTCACTGATTGTCAATGGCGCCCTGAATGTCGCGGGCACTGCTTCGAGCCCGATAACATTTGACTTCGGCTCGCCGAACTCGTCGACACAGAACGGTATAACAGTGAACGGCTGCTCAAGCTGTTATCCGAATGCTTACATTAGGTATGCTACGATAGAGCACGCTTACCGCGGGGTGTATGGAAACAATACCGTACCGGATATCGAATACTGTACCATCACGGCGAATACGTTCGGGATCTATCTAAACAACGCAAGCACGACTCTCAATATACCTCAGATCGACAACAACTCAATCACGTCAAATTCATCCGACGGGATAATCATGTACAATTCATCGCCGAGGTGGGTGCAGTTCAATACCATCAAGTATAACGGGCGGGATGGCATCAACTGTGTTACCGGTTCGACTCCATATATTTACTGTTGCACCATGTCGAACAATGGGAACCAGGGAATCGATTGCGAATCCAACAGCCCTGCTCACCTTTCCGACCAGTACAACGACCCCGGGCATAATGTTCTGCGAAACAACTCTTCAAACGGAGTCGTGGCAAGTTCCAGCAACGTCTATATGGGATCATCGCCGCCCGGACTGAACAGCGTTACCGGCAACAGTTCACTGTGCGTAGTAGCCGTGTACGGCAGCCACGTGTCGGCGGAGTACAATTATTGGGTCGGACATCCACCAGCTCCCTTATATTATGTTGACGGGACTTCGTCACTGGACGCTTCAAATCCGCTTTCGTCCGATCCGAATTCGGGAAGACAAACTGATCAAGCGAATGCTCCATCTTTGGTAAGCGTCTCTCAGAGAGTTTCACCCTCTGGGACCTTGGCCGCTACTTCGACAACGAATAGCCAGGACCAATCCTTCAATGCAGATGCGACATTCATGGATGCCGGTCTCGCCGATGCATTCAAAAGCTTAGTTTCTGGCAAGTTTGATGATGCAATTGCGCAGTATGCTTCGAAGTTCACGCTTGAGACAGACAGTCAGAAGAGGATATATGAGTTAGAACAACTTGCCGAGTGCTACAGGTCGGCGAACCGGACAGACTTTTCAGGTTTTCTCGTCAAGCAGGTTTACCCGGGGCTCTCAACGAAGGATCCTCTTTACGCGAAAGCACTTGAGCTGGAAAGCCTCTTCCTCATCTCTGCCGGGGAATATGATGCAGCCATTTCCAATTACAGCACGTTGTTGTCCAACTTTTCTAATGACGGAGTTGTCTGCAGAGATGCTTTGTTCAACCTCGGCTATCTCTACCGCGTTGAACTTAACGATAATGCGATGTCGGGAAGATACTGGAGTCAACTCAAGGCAAAGTATCCGACAGATAACCTTACGTGGCACAGTGAGGTGCTAAGCGGAAAGATTCAACCAACGGTTCCGAACACCGATGTGTCTCAAAATGCTAAGGTGACCTCGCCCGTTGAATTTGGATTGTTGAATAACTTTCCCAATCCGTTCAACCCGACCACAAGAATCGAGTACAATTTGCCAAAGGGTGGGTACGTAACGCTAAAAGTGTATGACATCCTTGGCAGAGAAGTCGTTACGCTTGTGAATGAAAACCAGGAGACGGGCATTCACTTTGCGAACTTTGATGGTTTACGACTCGGAAGTGGTGTTTACCTCTATCACTTGATTGCTCCCGGCATCAATCAAGTAAAGAAAATGTCGTTGATGAAATAG